A stretch of Candidatus Sphingomonas phytovorans DNA encodes these proteins:
- the sucC gene encoding ADP-forming succinate--CoA ligase subunit beta, which translates to MNIHEYQAKELLAKFGVPVPAGFAALSVDEAVAAAGKLPGPLYVVKAQIHAGGRGKGKFKELGPDAKGGVRLAKTADEVRAAATDMLGNTLVTVQTGEHGKQVNRLYVTDGVDIAKEFYLALLVDRATGRVAMVVSTEGGMDIETVAHDTPEKIQTFDVDPATGFMPHHGRAVANALGLKGDLAKQAANVASKLYDAFLGTDASQIEINPLAVTDDGKLLVLDAKVGFDTNALFRHKDLMELRDETEEDPSELEASKYDLAYIKLDGDIGCMVNGAGLAMATMDIIKLNGMFPANFLDVGGGANKEKVTAAFKIILADPAVKGILVNIFGGIMKCDIIAEGIVAAAKEVNLSVPLVVRLEGTNVEEGKKILSTSGLAIVPANDLGDAARKIVAEVKAAA; encoded by the coding sequence ATGAACATCCACGAATACCAGGCCAAAGAGCTGCTCGCGAAATTCGGCGTGCCCGTTCCCGCGGGCTTTGCAGCGCTCAGCGTGGATGAGGCAGTGGCCGCGGCAGGCAAGCTGCCCGGGCCGCTTTATGTGGTGAAGGCGCAGATTCACGCCGGTGGCCGCGGCAAGGGCAAGTTCAAGGAACTCGGCCCCGACGCCAAGGGCGGCGTCCGGCTGGCGAAGACCGCTGATGAGGTTCGCGCGGCGGCGACCGACATGCTCGGCAACACGCTCGTCACGGTGCAGACCGGCGAGCATGGCAAGCAGGTCAACCGCCTCTACGTGACCGACGGCGTCGACATCGCCAAGGAATTCTACCTCGCCTTGCTGGTCGATCGCGCCACCGGCCGGGTCGCCATGGTCGTCTCGACCGAAGGCGGCATGGACATCGAAACCGTCGCGCACGACACGCCGGAAAAGATCCAGACCTTCGACGTCGATCCGGCGACCGGCTTCATGCCGCATCACGGCCGCGCCGTGGCGAACGCGCTCGGCCTCAAGGGCGATCTCGCCAAGCAGGCAGCCAATGTCGCGTCGAAGCTGTACGATGCGTTCCTCGGCACCGATGCCTCGCAGATCGAAATCAACCCGCTCGCCGTCACTGATGACGGGAAGCTGCTGGTGCTCGACGCCAAGGTTGGCTTCGACACCAACGCCCTGTTCCGTCACAAGGACCTGATGGAGCTGCGCGACGAGACCGAGGAGGATCCTTCGGAGCTCGAAGCGTCGAAATACGACCTCGCCTATATCAAGCTCGACGGCGATATCGGCTGCATGGTCAACGGCGCCGGCCTTGCCATGGCGACGATGGACATCATCAAGCTCAACGGCATGTTCCCGGCCAACTTCCTCGATGTCGGCGGCGGCGCCAACAAGGAGAAGGTGACGGCGGCGTTCAAGATCATTCTCGCCGACCCGGCCGTGAAGGGAATCCTGGTCAACATCTTCGGCGGCATCATGAAGTGCGACATCATCGCCGAGGGCATCGTCGCCGCGGCGAAGGAAGTGAACCTCTCGGTGCCGCTGGTCGTTCGCCTTGAGGGCACCAATGTCGAGGAAGGCAAGAAGATCCTTTCGACATCGGGTCTGGCGATCGTTCCCGCCAACGATCTGGGCGATGCCGCCCGCAAGATCGTCGCCGAGGTGAAGGCCGCGGCGTAA
- a CDS encoding sterol desaturase family protein, giving the protein MHWTTGLILFALTVTGMEGFAYVAHRWIMHGPGWFLHESHHRPRTGHWELNDLYAVIFALPSIVLLLGGVQLGWWSGFTWIGAGIAAYGAIYFGFHDIIVHKRLNHRYLPKSVYMKRIIQAHRLHHVVETKAGTVSFGFLWAPKPEILKAELKRRGHAGVRAPAGESVERS; this is encoded by the coding sequence ATGCATTGGACAACCGGCCTTATCCTGTTCGCTCTGACCGTGACGGGCATGGAGGGGTTCGCCTATGTCGCGCACCGCTGGATCATGCACGGGCCGGGCTGGTTCCTGCACGAGAGCCATCACCGCCCGCGCACCGGGCATTGGGAACTGAACGATCTCTATGCGGTGATCTTCGCCCTGCCGTCGATCGTGCTGCTGCTCGGCGGGGTTCAGCTCGGCTGGTGGTCTGGCTTCACCTGGATCGGCGCCGGGATCGCTGCCTATGGCGCGATCTATTTCGGGTTCCACGACATCATCGTGCATAAGCGGCTGAACCACCGCTATCTGCCGAAATCCGTCTATATGAAGCGGATCATCCAGGCGCACCGGCTCCACCATGTGGTGGAGACAAAGGCGGGCACGGTGAGCTTCGGCTTTCTCTGGGCGCCGAAACCCGAGATACTGAAGGCAGAGCTCAAGCGGCGGGGCCATGCCGGAGTCCGCGCGCCGGCCGGCGAAAGCGTCGAGCGGAGCTGA
- a CDS encoding sulfite exporter TauE/SafE family protein, whose translation MPAVTLIGLSKGGFVGMGALSLPILALAISPVRAAAILLPILIVQDVVGVWAFRRQWDGHVLGWMLPGSVIGIALGWFFAAQVSERAVLGVVGAISILFGAYRLWVDRRGAIGAPARSPGWVGTLLGIASGFTSQIAHAGQPPFQIWVMPKRLERDVLVGTTAIFFAVTNWMKVPAYWALGQFSRENLMTAATLLPVAIASTLGGVWLVRRVSPTRFYTAIYVLMILVGVKLVWDGVA comes from the coding sequence GTGCCGGCGGTGACGCTGATCGGCCTGTCCAAGGGCGGGTTCGTCGGCATGGGCGCCCTGTCGCTGCCAATCCTGGCGCTGGCGATCTCCCCCGTGCGTGCGGCAGCGATCCTGCTGCCGATCCTGATCGTGCAGGACGTGGTCGGCGTCTGGGCGTTTCGCAGGCAATGGGACGGGCATGTGCTTGGCTGGATGCTGCCAGGCTCCGTCATCGGCATCGCGCTCGGCTGGTTCTTCGCCGCGCAGGTTTCGGAGCGCGCGGTGCTTGGCGTGGTCGGCGCGATCTCGATCCTGTTCGGCGCCTATCGGCTGTGGGTCGACCGGCGCGGGGCGATCGGCGCCCCCGCACGCTCGCCGGGCTGGGTCGGCACCCTGCTCGGCATCGCCTCGGGCTTCACCAGCCAGATCGCCCATGCCGGGCAGCCGCCCTTCCAGATCTGGGTGATGCCGAAACGGCTCGAGCGCGACGTGCTGGTCGGCACCACCGCGATCTTCTTCGCCGTCACCAACTGGATGAAGGTGCCGGCTTATTGGGCGCTCGGCCAGTTCAGCCGCGAAAACCTGATGACGGCGGCGACCTTGCTGCCGGTGGCGATCGCCTCGACCCTGGGGGGCGTGTGGCTGGTGCGGCGCGTGTCGCCGACCCGCTTCTACACCGCGATCTATGTGCTGATGATCCTGGTCGGGGTGAAGCTGGTATGGGACGGGGTGGCGTGA
- a CDS encoding ribose-phosphate pyrophosphokinase translates to MKLMTGNSNLPLARAISDYLEIPLTNASVRRFADEEVFVEIQENVRGEDVFVLQSTGYPANDNLMELLICIDALRRASAKRITAVIPYFGYARQDRKPGPRTPISAKLVANLITVAGADRVLSVDLHAGQIQGFFDIPTDNLYGAPVMSADILTRFGDRNLMVVSPDVGGVVRARALAKRLDNAPLAIVDKRRERAGESEVMNIIGEVEGRFCILIDDIVDSAGTLCNAAAALKEAGAEGVVAYVTHGVLSGGAVARVEGSALEELVITDSIGSHEVVENAKRIRHLTIAPLLAEAIKRIADETSVSSLFD, encoded by the coding sequence ATGAAACTGATGACCGGCAACTCGAACCTGCCTCTGGCGCGCGCGATCTCCGATTATCTGGAAATCCCGCTGACCAACGCCAGCGTCCGCCGCTTCGCCGACGAGGAAGTGTTCGTCGAGATCCAGGAGAATGTCCGCGGCGAGGACGTGTTCGTGCTCCAGTCGACCGGCTACCCCGCCAACGACAATCTCATGGAACTGCTGATCTGCATCGACGCGCTCCGCCGTGCCTCGGCCAAGCGCATCACCGCCGTCATCCCCTATTTCGGCTATGCCCGGCAGGACCGCAAACCCGGGCCGCGCACCCCGATCTCGGCGAAACTCGTCGCCAACCTGATCACCGTCGCCGGTGCCGACCGCGTTCTTTCGGTCGATCTCCATGCCGGGCAGATCCAGGGCTTCTTCGATATCCCGACCGACAATCTCTACGGCGCGCCAGTGATGTCGGCCGATATCCTGACCCGCTTCGGCGACCGCAACCTGATGGTCGTGTCGCCCGACGTCGGCGGCGTGGTCCGCGCCCGTGCGCTGGCCAAGCGGCTCGACAACGCCCCGCTCGCCATCGTCGACAAGCGCCGCGAGCGCGCCGGCGAATCCGAGGTGATGAACATCATCGGCGAGGTCGAGGGCCGTTTCTGCATCCTGATCGACGACATCGTCGATTCGGCCGGCACCCTGTGCAACGCCGCCGCCGCGCTGAAGGAAGCGGGCGCGGAGGGCGTGGTCGCCTATGTCACGCACGGCGTTCTTTCGGGCGGCGCGGTCGCGCGGGTCGAAGGATCGGCGCTCGAGGAACTGGTCATCACCGATTCGATCGGCAGCCATGAAGTAGTCGAGAACGCGAAGCGCATCCGCCATCTGACCATCGCGCCCCTGCTCGCCGAAGCGATCAAGCGCATCGCCGACGAGACATCGGTGTCGTCGCTGTTCGACTAG
- a CDS encoding YcxB family protein, with protein sequence MTRDVTFTPSEGDYIAANLAWQARAPHRRWLFWLTLALGVLTTGSILLSLARGLSLMDAVSDSAIMLAALLIFLAHGPVNRLLIPRQVRKMLAQNKALLSPVQCQWSNEAITFSGKSGNSTIDWKDLHRWFSDESSFVFLLSDRLMLLLPTRALSGAQQEDLHMTAVRFGPEPR encoded by the coding sequence ATGACGCGCGATGTAACATTCACGCCCAGCGAGGGCGACTATATCGCGGCCAATCTCGCATGGCAGGCGCGTGCGCCCCATCGACGATGGCTGTTCTGGCTGACGCTGGCGTTGGGCGTGCTGACGACCGGCAGCATCCTGCTCTCTCTCGCAAGAGGGCTGTCGCTGATGGATGCCGTGAGCGATTCAGCTATTATGCTTGCCGCACTCCTGATCTTCCTGGCGCATGGGCCGGTGAACCGCCTTCTGATTCCACGTCAGGTCCGCAAGATGCTGGCGCAGAACAAGGCGCTTCTTAGTCCGGTGCAGTGCCAGTGGAGCAACGAGGCCATCACCTTTTCAGGCAAGAGTGGGAATTCCACCATTGACTGGAAAGATCTCCACCGGTGGTTCAGCGACGAAAGCTCGTTCGTCTTCCTGCTCAGCGACCGTCTCATGCTGCTCTTGCCGACGCGCGCGCTGAGCGGCGCGCAGCAAGAGGATTTGCACATGACCGCCGTCAGGTTCGGGCCGGAACCTCGCTAA
- the gltX gene encoding glutamate--tRNA ligase, which produces MTVLTRFAPSPTGRLHVGNIRTALHNWLWAQKRGGRFLLRIDDTDKERSEEHYVESIRADLAWLGLNPDGEERQSARFALYEARFAALRDAGHVYPAYETAQELDLKRKIAAGRGLPPVYDRAALALSDDQRAALEAEGVAPHWRFRLDHGAAIEWDDLIRGHQRFDPATMSDPVIRRADGSWLYMLPSAIDDAEMGVTHVVRGEDHVSNTALQLQMFAALGSPPPAFAHEALLVGSEGKLSKRLGSVGVDQFREAGIEPEAVRALLARIGTSDPVEPLVDTARLVDTFDFGRFGRAPARFDETELSAVNTRIVHQLDFDSVAARLPDGMGRVEWDAVRPNLTIVAEAADWWRVIEGPVESETDPADAGFLAEAAQVAGSIDWSADPWHALTAALKASSGRGGKALFLPLRRALTGLDHGPDMKALLPLIGRERALARLTA; this is translated from the coding sequence ATGACCGTTCTCACCCGTTTCGCGCCGAGCCCGACCGGCCGGCTGCACGTCGGCAATATCCGCACCGCGCTCCACAACTGGTTGTGGGCACAGAAGCGTGGCGGACGATTCCTGCTGCGTATCGACGACACCGACAAGGAGCGGAGCGAGGAGCATTATGTCGAGTCGATCCGTGCCGACCTCGCCTGGCTTGGGTTGAACCCCGATGGCGAGGAACGGCAATCGGCGCGTTTCGCGCTGTACGAGGCGCGCTTCGCCGCGTTGCGCGACGCGGGCCATGTCTACCCCGCCTATGAAACGGCGCAGGAGCTTGACCTGAAGCGGAAGATCGCGGCGGGGCGAGGGCTGCCGCCGGTCTATGACCGCGCGGCACTGGCACTGAGCGACGACCAGCGCGCGGCGCTTGAGGCCGAGGGTGTTGCGCCGCACTGGCGCTTCAGGCTCGACCATGGCGCCGCGATCGAATGGGACGATCTGATCCGGGGGCACCAGCGCTTCGATCCGGCGACGATGAGCGACCCGGTGATCCGCCGCGCCGACGGATCGTGGCTCTATATGCTGCCCTCGGCGATCGACGATGCCGAGATGGGCGTGACTCATGTCGTGCGCGGCGAGGATCATGTGTCCAACACAGCGCTGCAACTGCAGATGTTCGCCGCCCTGGGAAGCCCCCCGCCGGCTTTCGCGCATGAGGCGCTGCTGGTCGGGAGCGAGGGCAAGCTGTCCAAGCGACTCGGCTCGGTCGGCGTCGACCAGTTCCGCGAAGCCGGGATCGAGCCCGAGGCGGTGCGTGCCTTGCTGGCCCGGATCGGAACGAGCGATCCGGTCGAGCCGCTGGTCGATACCGCCAGGCTGGTCGATACCTTCGATTTCGGCCGGTTCGGACGGGCACCGGCGCGGTTCGACGAGACGGAGCTGAGCGCGGTCAATACGCGGATCGTCCACCAGCTCGATTTCGACTCGGTCGCGGCGCGGCTGCCCGACGGCATGGGCCGGGTGGAATGGGATGCGGTGCGCCCCAACCTCACCATCGTCGCCGAGGCGGCTGACTGGTGGCGGGTGATCGAGGGGCCGGTCGAGTCGGAAACCGACCCGGCCGATGCCGGTTTCCTGGCCGAGGCGGCGCAGGTGGCGGGTTCGATCGACTGGTCGGCCGACCCGTGGCACGCGCTGACCGCCGCGCTGAAGGCGTCGAGCGGGCGCGGCGGCAAGGCCTTGTTCCTGCCGCTGCGGCGGGCGCTGACCGGGCTGGATCATGGGCCGGACATGAAGGCGTTGCTGCCGTTGATCGGACGCGAACGGGCGCTGGCGCGGCTAACGGCCTGA
- a CDS encoding energy transducer TonB yields MYADRYAKQKKLDPGSLGLSALLVGGIMTGMIFSAPNIGTVLKDPGLIIRNIELTPPPPPNPEPLPKKPEVKQLDTQTHIIPPIQHVTIDKQEAFVVNPGPKAVEITEGTGTGIGGGGGEILTKPAPVVVDAVVDPRYAANYQPEYPSSERRLGNEGRVVVKVLIGTDGRVKQVEMVSSPSSSFFEATRRRALEKWRFKPGTRDGVPMETWKTMAVRFVMTEE; encoded by the coding sequence ATGTACGCAGACCGTTACGCGAAACAGAAGAAGCTGGACCCGGGCAGCCTTGGCCTTTCGGCATTGCTGGTCGGCGGAATCATGACCGGGATGATCTTCTCGGCACCCAATATCGGGACGGTTCTGAAAGATCCCGGCCTGATAATCCGCAACATCGAATTGACGCCACCGCCACCACCAAATCCCGAGCCCCTTCCGAAGAAACCGGAGGTCAAGCAACTCGATACGCAGACGCATATCATCCCGCCGATACAGCATGTCACGATCGACAAGCAGGAAGCCTTCGTGGTGAATCCCGGCCCGAAAGCCGTCGAGATCACCGAAGGAACAGGGACAGGCATTGGCGGCGGTGGGGGCGAGATCCTCACCAAACCGGCTCCCGTCGTCGTCGATGCCGTGGTCGATCCGCGCTATGCCGCCAACTACCAGCCCGAATATCCGTCAAGCGAGCGCCGGCTGGGCAATGAGGGCCGGGTCGTGGTCAAGGTGCTGATCGGCACTGACGGCCGGGTAAAGCAGGTCGAGATGGTCAGTTCGCCGAGCAGCAGCTTCTTCGAGGCGACCCGCCGTCGCGCGCTGGAGAAGTGGCGCTTCAAGCCGGGCACCCGCGATGGCGTCCCCATGGAGACATGGAAGACGATGGCGGTGCGGTTCGTGATGACCGAGGAATGA
- the ribD gene encoding bifunctional diaminohydroxyphosphoribosylaminopyrimidine deaminase/5-amino-6-(5-phosphoribosylamino)uracil reductase RibD encodes MGAALALSERGKGLTAPNPNVGCVIVRGHQVVGRGWTQPNGRPHAEAMALAEAGAASGGATCYVSLEPCAHESPRGPACSDLLIAAGVARVVIALHDPDPRTDGDGISRLRAAGIEVVTDVRDGDARRAMAGFLTRQALGRPQVTLKLAMSLDGAVAMHDGTSKWITGAGARAHAHLERARHEAILVGRGTLDADSPTLDVRLAGLESRSPRRLVLSSGNAPDGWEILHDPGEIGRLKGVDHLLVEGGARTAAAFLKDDLVDRLLLYRAPILVGNGRTLPDIGLTDLAHAHDRWTLQDARRLGSDRVEVYERAKSPVSSGKVGTGFPPG; translated from the coding sequence ATGGGAGCGGCGCTCGCGCTCAGCGAGCGCGGCAAGGGGCTGACCGCGCCCAACCCCAATGTCGGCTGTGTGATCGTGCGCGGCCACCAGGTGGTCGGTCGGGGCTGGACCCAGCCCAACGGGCGCCCCCATGCCGAAGCGATGGCGCTCGCCGAGGCCGGTGCAGCGTCCGGCGGCGCGACCTGCTATGTCAGCCTAGAACCCTGCGCTCATGAATCGCCGCGCGGCCCGGCCTGTTCCGACCTGCTGATCGCCGCCGGCGTGGCGCGCGTGGTGATCGCGCTGCACGACCCCGATCCCCGCACCGATGGCGACGGCATATCGCGGCTCCGCGCCGCCGGAATCGAGGTGGTGACCGATGTCCGCGACGGCGACGCGCGGCGCGCGATGGCCGGGTTCCTGACGCGCCAGGCACTGGGACGGCCGCAGGTGACGCTGAAGCTGGCCATGTCGCTCGACGGCGCGGTGGCGATGCACGACGGCACCAGCAAATGGATCACCGGTGCCGGGGCGCGGGCACACGCGCATCTCGAACGGGCGCGGCACGAAGCGATCCTGGTCGGGCGCGGCACGCTCGACGCCGATTCACCGACGCTCGACGTCCGGCTGGCCGGGCTCGAAAGTCGAAGTCCGCGACGGCTGGTCCTGTCCAGCGGGAACGCGCCGGACGGCTGGGAAATACTCCACGACCCGGGCGAGATCGGCCGCCTGAAAGGCGTCGACCATCTCCTGGTCGAGGGCGGCGCACGGACGGCAGCGGCTTTCCTGAAGGATGATCTGGTCGACAGGCTGTTACTCTATCGCGCCCCGATCCTGGTCGGGAATGGCCGCACCCTGCCGGATATCGGTCTGACCGACCTTGCCCATGCGCATGATCGCTGGACGTTGCAGGATGCGCGGCGGCTTGGCAGCGACCGCGTCGAGGTTTACGAGCGCGCCAAAAGCCCCGTCTCATCAGGAAAAGTGGGAACTGGTTTTCCGCCCGGATGA